A region of candidate division KSB1 bacterium DNA encodes the following proteins:
- a CDS encoding aldehyde ferredoxin oxidoreductase family protein, translating to MSMQNRGFANRILTVDLTTGACQTEELDERIAKLYLGGKGLGSYLLYTGMAPKVDPLGPDNLLIFATGPLSGTIAPTSSRLCVMAKSPKTGTYMDSYCGGFFGQTLKYAGYDAVVIKGAASEPRVLIIDDQKVQIADGGDLWGMNTAQATKALQERYGQDMQTAVIGPAAERMATLSGIFCGLRTAGRAGTGAVMGSKKLKGIAVRGTGSVRVANRTEYEEAVWIAHRMLRMSSQVKRMVDFGTANIVLLVNAAGALPTRNFQLGQFEQADALAGEVWRKHYWKKDIACEGCPIGCSKIAYSPKFDTAIDGPDYETIFALGSNCGVSDHEAIIYANYLCDMYGIDAITVGNIIGFVMELYERGMVGKDDLDGIEATWGSGEALVQLTEKIAKGEGVGQLLEKGVREISKHFPGSEDFAMHVKGLEMPGYLPRAAKGIGLSYAISERGACHLRGSPLVEILGGADPLTPEGKAALFKTNQTDSAVVNCLILCYFVKFGITLKEIWQMVNPCTGLEYKSPRELDHVGERIVNLARLFNLREGFTFADDTLPKRCVAEPLPSGPAKGQVVELDRLRADYYKLMGWDEKGVPKRETLRLLGIEDMLDLM from the coding sequence ATGTCCATGCAGAATAGAGGGTTCGCCAACAGGATTCTTACCGTCGACCTGACTACAGGCGCGTGCCAAACTGAGGAACTGGACGAGCGTATCGCCAAACTTTACTTGGGGGGCAAAGGTCTCGGTTCTTACCTCCTCTACACAGGCATGGCGCCGAAAGTCGACCCACTTGGACCAGACAATCTCCTCATCTTTGCCACCGGCCCATTGAGCGGCACTATTGCGCCCACGTCCAGCCGCTTGTGCGTAATGGCCAAGAGCCCGAAGACGGGAACGTACATGGACTCCTACTGCGGGGGCTTCTTCGGCCAAACGCTCAAGTACGCCGGCTACGACGCGGTGGTCATCAAAGGGGCTGCTTCAGAGCCGCGAGTGTTGATCATCGATGACCAGAAGGTGCAGATAGCGGACGGCGGTGACCTGTGGGGGATGAACACGGCGCAGGCCACCAAGGCCTTACAAGAGCGCTATGGCCAGGACATGCAAACGGCGGTGATCGGGCCAGCTGCAGAACGAATGGCCACGCTCTCTGGCATTTTTTGCGGCCTCCGTACGGCAGGCAGAGCCGGCACCGGCGCGGTCATGGGGTCAAAAAAGCTCAAGGGAATAGCCGTGCGAGGTACCGGCAGCGTGCGTGTGGCCAATCGCACTGAATACGAAGAGGCGGTCTGGATTGCCCACCGCATGTTGCGTATGAGCAGCCAGGTCAAGCGGATGGTTGACTTTGGTACTGCTAACATCGTGCTCTTGGTCAATGCCGCAGGTGCCCTTCCAACCCGCAACTTCCAGCTGGGACAGTTCGAGCAAGCCGACGCGCTGGCCGGTGAGGTCTGGCGGAAGCACTATTGGAAAAAGGATATCGCTTGCGAAGGATGTCCCATTGGCTGTTCCAAGATCGCCTACTCGCCAAAGTTCGATACCGCTATCGACGGACCGGACTATGAGACGATCTTTGCCTTGGGAAGCAACTGCGGAGTCTCTGACCACGAAGCCATCATCTACGCAAACTATCTGTGCGACATGTATGGCATCGACGCCATCACTGTGGGCAACATCATCGGCTTTGTGATGGAGCTGTACGAGAGGGGGATGGTAGGCAAGGATGATCTTGATGGTATCGAGGCGACCTGGGGGAGCGGCGAGGCCTTGGTGCAGCTGACTGAAAAGATAGCCAAAGGCGAAGGGGTGGGGCAATTGCTGGAAAAGGGTGTGCGCGAGATTAGCAAGCACTTCCCCGGCAGTGAAGACTTTGCCATGCACGTGAAGGGCTTGGAGATGCCGGGTTATCTCCCCCGTGCAGCGAAAGGCATCGGCCTCAGTTACGCAATTTCCGAGCGAGGGGCCTGCCATCTGCGCGGCTCCCCGTTGGTGGAGATCCTCGGCGGTGCCGACCCTCTCACACCCGAAGGGAAGGCAGCGCTGTTCAAGACCAATCAGACCGACAGCGCAGTGGTCAACTGCTTAATTCTCTGCTATTTCGTCAAGTTCGGCATTACCCTGAAAGAGATCTGGCAGATGGTGAACCCGTGCACCGGCCTCGAGTACAAGAGTCCGCGCGAGCTCGATCACGTGGGGGAACGAATCGTCAACCTGGCCCGGCTTTTCAATCTTCGCGAAGGTTTTACCTTTGCGGACGACACGCTGCCCAAGCGCTGCGTGGCCGAGCCGCTCCCCTCCGGACCTGCAAAGGGCCAGGTGGTTGAGCTGGACAGGCTACGTGCTGACTACTACAAGCTGATGGGCTGGGACGAAAAGGGGGTGCCAAAACGTGAGACCCTGCGACTCTTGGGCATCGAGGACATGTTGGACTTGATGTGA